One Pararge aegeria chromosome 4, ilParAegt1.1, whole genome shotgun sequence DNA segment encodes these proteins:
- the LOC120637703 gene encoding RNA-binding protein 1-like isoform X2 has translation MSRYREWDLSCKVYVGNLGTNASKYEIEKVFSKYGTIRNVWVARNPPGFAFVEYEDPRDAEDSVRGLDGTRCCGTRIRVEMSSGRTRRDRRTRSRSPRRRSYSRGRSGSPRRSPSIRRRSPSVRRSRSRDRRSRSDSKNRY, from the exons ATGTCTCGCTATCGCGAATGGGACCTCTCTTGCAAGGTTTACGTAGGTAACCTTGGTACGAATGCCTCAAAATATGAAATCGAAAAAGTATTTTCTAAATATGGTACCATCAGGAATGTGTGGGTAGCGAGGAACCCTCCAGGTTTTGCGTTTGTTGAATATGAAGATCCACGCGACGCTGAGGATTCAGTTCGAGGTTTAGACGGCAC ACGTTGCTGTGGTACCAGAATACGTGTTGAAATGTCTAGTGGAAGAACACGACGTGATCGCAG AACACGCAGTCGTAGCCCTCGCAGGCGATCGTACTCGCGCGGACGTTCGGGTTCGCCGCGCCGTTCGCCTTCGATTCGCCGTCGTTCGCCCTCCGTGCGTCGCTCGCGGTCGCGCGACCGTCGCAGCCGATCCGATAGCAAGAACAG atacTAA
- the LOC120637703 gene encoding RNA-binding protein 1-like isoform X1 has translation MSRYREWDLSCKVYVGNLGTNASKYEIEKVFSKYGTIRNVWVARNPPGFAFVEYEDPRDAEDSVRGLDGTRCCGTRIRVEMSSGRTRRDRRTRSRSPRRRSYSRGRSGSPRRSPSIRRRSPSVRRSRSRDRRSRSDSKNRYISPAKSLTRRASRSLSRPRSRSNSRNRY, from the exons ATGTCTCGCTATCGCGAATGGGACCTCTCTTGCAAGGTTTACGTAGGTAACCTTGGTACGAATGCCTCAAAATATGAAATCGAAAAAGTATTTTCTAAATATGGTACCATCAGGAATGTGTGGGTAGCGAGGAACCCTCCAGGTTTTGCGTTTGTTGAATATGAAGATCCACGCGACGCTGAGGATTCAGTTCGAGGTTTAGACGGCAC ACGTTGCTGTGGTACCAGAATACGTGTTGAAATGTCTAGTGGAAGAACACGACGTGATCGCAG AACACGCAGTCGTAGCCCTCGCAGGCGATCGTACTCGCGCGGACGTTCGGGTTCGCCGCGCCGTTCGCCTTCGATTCGCCGTCGTTCGCCCTCCGTGCGTCGCTCGCGGTCGCGCGACCGTCGCAGCCGATCCGATAGCAAGAACAGGTACATAAGTCCCGCGAAAAGCCTCACTCGACGCGCGTCGCGATCGCTGTCACGACCACGAAGCAGATCTAACAGCAGGAACAG atacTAA
- the LOC120637701 gene encoding UDP-xylose and UDP-N-acetylglucosamine transporter-like, with translation MSYFKNMTKVFAGCCASSFLMEIMMEKAPDSANFVTFLQFFFIALQGLATLKSRMLKPQIPLKEYFILISLFFVTSVANNYVYALHVPSTLHMIIRSASSPASMLVSWYAKKQRPRTKALIGSVIISIGVSLAMYGGATVVEERKGNYLHWCLGVTILLIMLIVGALTGLQQEILFRKFGKHPEEMLFYTHMLPLPLFLGIYSQLHYIATNLSSTLWLILFINIISQFYCTHSVHELATRESSTTVTFILTLRKFVSLIISSIVFKNNLTILHVIGTVFVIAGTYLYFDFFTGRKQQPINYKDSIKSSIYKKDR, from the exons atgtcatattttaaaaatatgactaAAGTTTTTGCTGGATGTTGTGCGAGCTCTTTTCTCATGGAAATTATGATGGAGAAGGCACCAGACAGTGCAAATTTTGTAACGTTTCTCCAATTTTTCTTCATAGCCTTACAAGGGCTTGCAACTTTAAAATCTCGTATG ctTAAGCCTCAAATTCCCCTTAAAGAGTATTtcatattaatatcattattttttgtaacaagtGTGGCCAATAATTATGTTTACGCTTTGCATGTGCCCTCTACACTTCACATGATCATAAG GTCTGCCTCATCACCAGCCAGTATGTTAGTAAGTTGGTATGCAAAAAAACAAAGGCCAAGAACAAAAGCGCTTATCGGATCTGTAATAATAAGCATTGGAGTATCACTTGCAATGTATGGAGGAGCTACTGTTGTTGAGGAGAGAAAGGGAAACTACCTGCATTGGTGTTTGGGTGTTACCATATTGCTGATTATGTTGATAGTTGGAGCTTTAACTGGATTACAGCAGGAGATTCTTTttagaaaatttggaaaacATCCTGAAGAA ATGCTGTTCTACACTCATATGCTGCCATTACCACTGTTCTTGGGTATATACTCTCAACTACATTATATAGCAACTAACCTATCTTCTACCCTTTGGCTAatcctatttattaatattatatctcAATTTTACTGTACACATTCCGTCCACGAACTGGCAACTAGAGAAAGTTCCACAAccgtaacatttattttaacattaagaAAATTTGTATCTCTTATAATATCCTCCATTGTTTTTAAGAATAATCTGACCATTTTACATGTTATAGGAACTGTGTTTGTTATAGCTGgtacatatttgtattttgaTTTCTTCACTGGAAGAAAACAGCAACCCATTAATTATAAAGACAGTATCAAatctagtatatataaaaaagataggTGA